The following DNA comes from Chitinophaga nivalis.
CCTTTGAACTGTCTCATATCGACGATAGTGCATTGTGCCGGTATATGCAGGAAATAGGCTATGCTATTTTTGCCAAAACCTATTACACTTACTTTTTTAAAAACATGAGAAACGAATATGCCGGGAAGTAAGTTATATGTTCAATATGGATGCGGGCCCTTTTCCGCACCGCCACGCTGGGCTAATTACGATGCCTCTCCTACCCTCCGTATTCAGCAACTGCCGGTAATCGGCAAGCTGCTCCGGAAAAGGATGCATGTCGCCTTCCATCCCGATATCATATTGGGAGATATTATCAAAGGCCTGCCAGGCGTTGCGGCCGACTCCTGTGATGGTATCTATTGCAGTCATGTGCTGGAACACCTTTCCTATACAGATTGCGTTACCGCCGTTAGGAATACCTTCCGGCTCCTGAAGCCGGGTGGCTACTTCCGCTGTGTAGTACCCGACCTCGAAGTGGCCGCCAAAAGATATATCGACAACCTCGACGGCAACGACCGGCAGGCCAATATCAAATTCATGGAAGAAACATTGCTGGGCAAACAACACCGAACACGTGGTTTCAAACAAATGATCCAGGGAGCTTTCGGCAACAATGCCCATCTCTATATGTGGGATGCCCTCTCCCTGTCACATATACTGGAAGAAAACGGATTCAAACAAGTAAGAAGATGCCGGTTCAATGATTGTCCGGATGAAATGTTCAGACTGGTGGAAGAAGAAAACAGATTCAATAACGCCGTGGCATTGGAGGCCACCAAATGATGTTACAGACACCCGTTTTACTACTCATCTTTAACCGGCCGGAACAAACCATGCAGGTGCTGGAACAGCTGCGATTTCAAAGGCCGCTGCAATTATTTATTGCAGCAGATGGCCCCCGGATCGACCGGCCCGGAGAAGCACAGTTATGTCAGCAAACCCGGCAACAGGTGCTGGCAGGCATCGACTGGCCCTGCGAAATAAAAACCATGTTCCGCATGAACAACGTAGGATGTGGTAAAGCCGTGAGTACCGCTATCAACTGGTTTTTTGAACAGGTACCGGAAGGTATTATACTGGAAGATGACTGTGTGCCCGATCCTACCTTCTTTTCCTTTTGCAGTGCCATGCTGGCACGCTACCGGAAAGATGATACAGTCCTGCATATCAACGGCAGCAATTTTCAGGCGGGTATTCAACGGGGAGAAGCGTCCTATTATTTTTCGCGGTATGCACATATCTGGGGTTGGGCTACCTGGCGCCGGGCCTGGCAATACTACGACTTCTCCCTGCAACGTTATGCGCACGCTTCCAGGGAAGGCCTCAATCAACGCCTGCAGCAAGAATTACAGGCCATCTATGAAAAACGTATCGATACCTGGGATATACAATGGTTCATGAGTGTATGGTTTAATGAGGGCCGTGCCGTTACCCCGGCAGTAAGCCTGATCAGGAATATCGGCTATGGCAAAAATGCGACGCATACCAAACGTATTCCCGGATGGTTCAGAAAAATCGTATACGGGTCTGTACCGGTAATCACGCATCCCGCCACCACCAACATTTCAGCGGCAGCAGATCTGTTTACCGCCAATACCTTGTTTCAGTCAGATGGTTTCACCTTTACTCTCAAAAAAATCATCCGGAATAATGTGTTGCTGTACAATTTATACAAACGCATTTCATGAGCAACAGGGTAACCTGTAACTGCTTAAATATATTGTCATGGATTACAACGGGTATAGTTTACTGATCAGTGATAACTTTTACGTGGAGTGT
Coding sequences within:
- a CDS encoding class I SAM-dependent methyltransferase, which gives rise to MPGSKLYVQYGCGPFSAPPRWANYDASPTLRIQQLPVIGKLLRKRMHVAFHPDIILGDIIKGLPGVAADSCDGIYCSHVLEHLSYTDCVTAVRNTFRLLKPGGYFRCVVPDLEVAAKRYIDNLDGNDRQANIKFMEETLLGKQHRTRGFKQMIQGAFGNNAHLYMWDALSLSHILEENGFKQVRRCRFNDCPDEMFRLVEEENRFNNAVALEATK